The following are encoded together in the Desulfomicrobium escambiense DSM 10707 genome:
- the ilvN gene encoding acetolactate synthase small subunit yields MRHVLSILVENEPGVLSRVVGLFSGRGFNIESLNVGPTLDNGISHITICTSGEEQIIEQIIKQLHKLITVIKVVDLTHLQAVEREIVLMKVGAEDAKRAEVLRIADIFRCKVVDVSPDELTLEITGDQGKIKAVVALLQRFGVKEFIRAGTVAMRRSMQLAD; encoded by the coding sequence ATGAGACATGTCCTTTCCATTCTCGTCGAGAACGAACCCGGAGTCCTGTCCCGCGTGGTCGGCCTGTTCAGCGGCCGCGGATTCAACATCGAGTCCCTGAACGTCGGCCCGACCCTGGACAACGGGATCTCCCACATCACCATCTGCACCAGCGGCGAAGAGCAGATCATCGAACAGATCATCAAGCAGCTGCACAAGCTCATCACGGTCATCAAGGTCGTGGACCTGACCCACCTGCAGGCCGTGGAGCGCGAGATCGTGCTGATGAAGGTCGGCGCCGAGGATGCCAAGCGGGCCGAGGTGCTCAGGATCGCGGATATTTTCAGATGCAAGGTCGTCGACGTCAGCCCGGACGAGCTGACGCTCGAAATCACCGGGGATCAGGGCAAGATCAAGGCCGTCGTGGCTCTGCTGCAGCGGTTCGGCGTGAAGGAGTTCATCCGCGCCGGCACCGTGGCCATGCGGCGCAGCATGCAGCTCGCCGACTGA